One segment of Chlorocebus sabaeus isolate Y175 chromosome 24, mChlSab1.0.hap1, whole genome shotgun sequence DNA contains the following:
- the MBIP gene encoding MAP3K12-binding inhibitory protein 1 isoform X2, translating into MAAATELSRPNSGDRSLERRCSPNLSREVLYEIFRSLQTLVGQLNLRDDVVKITIDWNKLQSLSAFQPALLFSALEQHILYLQPFLAKLQSPIKEENTTAVEEIGKTEMGNKNEANDKFSIGDLQEEEKHKESDLGDVKKTQLHFDPEVVQIKAGKAEIDRRISAFIERKQAEINENNVREFCNVIDCNQENSCARTDAIFTPYPGFKSHVKVSRVVNTYGPQTRPEGIPGSGHKPNSMLRDCGNQAVEERLQNIEAHLRLQTGGPVPRDIYQRIKKLEDKILELEGISPEYFQSVSFSGKRRKVQPPQNYSLAELDEKISALKQALLRKSREAESMATHHLP; encoded by the exons ATGGCTGCTGCCACGGAGCTTAGTCGCCCGAACAGCGGTGACAGGAGCCTGGAGCGAAGATGCAGCCCCAACCTCTCCCGAGAGGTGCTCTACGAAATCTTTCGCTCCCTACAAACCCTGGTTGGACAG CTTAACCTCAGAGATGATGTGGTGAAAATTACAATTGATTGGAACAAGCTCCAGAGCCTCTCAGCATTCCAGCCTGCATTGCTCTTTAGTGCACTTGAacaacacattttatatttacag CCTTTTTTAGCAAAACTTCAGTCTCCAATTAAAGAGGAGAATACAACTGCTGTTGAAGAGATAGGAAAAACAGAAATGGGGAACAAAAATGAAGCAAATGACAAATTTTCCATTGGTGACCtacaagaggaagaaaaacacaaagaaagtgaTTTAGGAGATGTGAAAAAGACACAGCTCCATTTTGATCCAGAAGTAGTTCAGATAAAGGCTGGAAAAGCAGAA ATTGACAGACGAATATCTGCATTTATTGAAAGAAAGCAAGctgaaatcaatgaaaacaacGTCAGGGAATTTTGCAATGTTATTGATTGTAATCAAG AAAATAGTTGTGCAAGAACTGATGCGATTTTTACTCCTTACCCCGGATTTAAAAGTCACGTAAAAG TTTCTAGAGTTGTGAATACATACGGACCACAGACTAGACCTGAAGGAATTCCAGGGTCAGGTCATAAACCTAACAGCATGCTTCGAGATTGTGGTAATCAGGCTGTAGAAGAACGACTACAAAATATTGAGGCCCACTTGCGGTTACAGACAG GTGGTCCAGTGCCAAGAGACATTTATCAGAGAATTAAAAAGCTCGAGGATAAAATCCTTGAATTGGAAGGCATCTCTCCTGAATATTTTCAGTCTGTA agcttttctggaaaaagaagaaaagttcaaCCACCTCAA AACTATTCACTGGCTGAACTTGATGAGAAAATTAGTGCCCTCAAACAAGCCCTCCTCAGAAAATCAAGAGAAGCAGAATCCATGGCAACCCACCACCTTCCATGA
- the MBIP gene encoding MAP3K12-binding inhibitory protein 1 isoform X4 codes for MAAATELSRPNSGDRSLERRCSPNLSREVLYEIFRSLQTLVGQLNLRDDVVKITIDWNKLQSLSAFQPALLFSALEQHILYLQPFLAKLQSPIKEENTTAVEEIGKTEMGNKNEANDKFSIGDLQEEEKHKESDLGDVKKTQLHFDPEVVQIKAGKAEIDRRISAFIERKQAEINENNVREFCNVIDCNQENSCARTDAIFTPYPGFKSHVKGGPVPRDIYQRIKKLEDKILELEGISPEYFQSVSFSGKRRKVQPPQQNYSLAELDEKISALKQALLRKSREAESMATHHLP; via the exons ATGGCTGCTGCCACGGAGCTTAGTCGCCCGAACAGCGGTGACAGGAGCCTGGAGCGAAGATGCAGCCCCAACCTCTCCCGAGAGGTGCTCTACGAAATCTTTCGCTCCCTACAAACCCTGGTTGGACAG CTTAACCTCAGAGATGATGTGGTGAAAATTACAATTGATTGGAACAAGCTCCAGAGCCTCTCAGCATTCCAGCCTGCATTGCTCTTTAGTGCACTTGAacaacacattttatatttacag CCTTTTTTAGCAAAACTTCAGTCTCCAATTAAAGAGGAGAATACAACTGCTGTTGAAGAGATAGGAAAAACAGAAATGGGGAACAAAAATGAAGCAAATGACAAATTTTCCATTGGTGACCtacaagaggaagaaaaacacaaagaaagtgaTTTAGGAGATGTGAAAAAGACACAGCTCCATTTTGATCCAGAAGTAGTTCAGATAAAGGCTGGAAAAGCAGAA ATTGACAGACGAATATCTGCATTTATTGAAAGAAAGCAAGctgaaatcaatgaaaacaacGTCAGGGAATTTTGCAATGTTATTGATTGTAATCAAG AAAATAGTTGTGCAAGAACTGATGCGATTTTTACTCCTTACCCCGGATTTAAAAGTCACGTAAAAG GTGGTCCAGTGCCAAGAGACATTTATCAGAGAATTAAAAAGCTCGAGGATAAAATCCTTGAATTGGAAGGCATCTCTCCTGAATATTTTCAGTCTGTA agcttttctggaaaaagaagaaaagttcaaCCACCTCAA CAGAACTATTCACTGGCTGAACTTGATGAGAAAATTAGTGCCCTCAAACAAGCCCTCCTCAGAAAATCAAGAGAAGCAGAATCCATGGCAACCCACCACCTTCCATGA
- the MBIP gene encoding MAP3K12-binding inhibitory protein 1 isoform X1 codes for MAAATELSRPNSGDRSLERRCSPNLSREVLYEIFRSLQTLVGQLNLRDDVVKITIDWNKLQSLSAFQPALLFSALEQHILYLQPFLAKLQSPIKEENTTAVEEIGKTEMGNKNEANDKFSIGDLQEEEKHKESDLGDVKKTQLHFDPEVVQIKAGKAEIDRRISAFIERKQAEINENNVREFCNVIDCNQENSCARTDAIFTPYPGFKSHVKVSRVVNTYGPQTRPEGIPGSGHKPNSMLRDCGNQAVEERLQNIEAHLRLQTGGPVPRDIYQRIKKLEDKILELEGISPEYFQSVSFSGKRRKVQPPQQNYSLAELDEKISALKQALLRKSREAESMATHHLP; via the exons ATGGCTGCTGCCACGGAGCTTAGTCGCCCGAACAGCGGTGACAGGAGCCTGGAGCGAAGATGCAGCCCCAACCTCTCCCGAGAGGTGCTCTACGAAATCTTTCGCTCCCTACAAACCCTGGTTGGACAG CTTAACCTCAGAGATGATGTGGTGAAAATTACAATTGATTGGAACAAGCTCCAGAGCCTCTCAGCATTCCAGCCTGCATTGCTCTTTAGTGCACTTGAacaacacattttatatttacag CCTTTTTTAGCAAAACTTCAGTCTCCAATTAAAGAGGAGAATACAACTGCTGTTGAAGAGATAGGAAAAACAGAAATGGGGAACAAAAATGAAGCAAATGACAAATTTTCCATTGGTGACCtacaagaggaagaaaaacacaaagaaagtgaTTTAGGAGATGTGAAAAAGACACAGCTCCATTTTGATCCAGAAGTAGTTCAGATAAAGGCTGGAAAAGCAGAA ATTGACAGACGAATATCTGCATTTATTGAAAGAAAGCAAGctgaaatcaatgaaaacaacGTCAGGGAATTTTGCAATGTTATTGATTGTAATCAAG AAAATAGTTGTGCAAGAACTGATGCGATTTTTACTCCTTACCCCGGATTTAAAAGTCACGTAAAAG TTTCTAGAGTTGTGAATACATACGGACCACAGACTAGACCTGAAGGAATTCCAGGGTCAGGTCATAAACCTAACAGCATGCTTCGAGATTGTGGTAATCAGGCTGTAGAAGAACGACTACAAAATATTGAGGCCCACTTGCGGTTACAGACAG GTGGTCCAGTGCCAAGAGACATTTATCAGAGAATTAAAAAGCTCGAGGATAAAATCCTTGAATTGGAAGGCATCTCTCCTGAATATTTTCAGTCTGTA agcttttctggaaaaagaagaaaagttcaaCCACCTCAA CAGAACTATTCACTGGCTGAACTTGATGAGAAAATTAGTGCCCTCAAACAAGCCCTCCTCAGAAAATCAAGAGAAGCAGAATCCATGGCAACCCACCACCTTCCATGA
- the MBIP gene encoding MAP3K12-binding inhibitory protein 1 isoform X7, whose product MAAATELSRPNSGDRSLERRCSPNLSREVLYEIFRSLQTLVGQLNLRDDVVKITIDWNKLQSLSAFQPALLFSALEQHILYLQPFLAKLQSPIKEENTTAVEEIGKTEMGNKNEANDKFSIGDLQEEEKHKESDLGDVKKTQLHFDPEVVQIKAGKAEIDRRISAFIERKQAEINENNVREFCNVIDCNQENSCARTDAIFTPYPGFKSHVKVSRVVNTYGPQTRPEGIPGSGHKPNSMLRDCGNQAVEERLQNIEAHLRLQTELFWKKKKSSTTSKLFTG is encoded by the exons ATGGCTGCTGCCACGGAGCTTAGTCGCCCGAACAGCGGTGACAGGAGCCTGGAGCGAAGATGCAGCCCCAACCTCTCCCGAGAGGTGCTCTACGAAATCTTTCGCTCCCTACAAACCCTGGTTGGACAG CTTAACCTCAGAGATGATGTGGTGAAAATTACAATTGATTGGAACAAGCTCCAGAGCCTCTCAGCATTCCAGCCTGCATTGCTCTTTAGTGCACTTGAacaacacattttatatttacag CCTTTTTTAGCAAAACTTCAGTCTCCAATTAAAGAGGAGAATACAACTGCTGTTGAAGAGATAGGAAAAACAGAAATGGGGAACAAAAATGAAGCAAATGACAAATTTTCCATTGGTGACCtacaagaggaagaaaaacacaaagaaagtgaTTTAGGAGATGTGAAAAAGACACAGCTCCATTTTGATCCAGAAGTAGTTCAGATAAAGGCTGGAAAAGCAGAA ATTGACAGACGAATATCTGCATTTATTGAAAGAAAGCAAGctgaaatcaatgaaaacaacGTCAGGGAATTTTGCAATGTTATTGATTGTAATCAAG AAAATAGTTGTGCAAGAACTGATGCGATTTTTACTCCTTACCCCGGATTTAAAAGTCACGTAAAAG TTTCTAGAGTTGTGAATACATACGGACCACAGACTAGACCTGAAGGAATTCCAGGGTCAGGTCATAAACCTAACAGCATGCTTCGAGATTGTGGTAATCAGGCTGTAGAAGAACGACTACAAAATATTGAGGCCCACTTGCGGTTACAGACAG agcttttctggaaaaagaagaaaagttcaaCCACCTCAA AACTATTCACTGGCTGA
- the MBIP gene encoding MAP3K12-binding inhibitory protein 1 isoform X6, translating to MAAATELSRPNSGDRSLERRCSPNLSREVLYEIFRSLQTLVGQLNLRDDVVKITIDWNKLQSLSAFQPALLFSALEQHILYLQPFLAKLQSPIKEENTTAVEEIGKTEMGNKNEANDKFSIGDLQEEEKHKESDLGDVKKTQLHFDPEVVQIKAGKAEIDRRISAFIERKQAEINENNVREFCNVIDCNQENSCARTDAIFTPYPGFKSHVKVSRVVNTYGPQTRPEGIPGSGHKPNSMLRDCGNQAVEERLQNIEAHLRLQTELFWKKKKSSTTSTELFTG from the exons ATGGCTGCTGCCACGGAGCTTAGTCGCCCGAACAGCGGTGACAGGAGCCTGGAGCGAAGATGCAGCCCCAACCTCTCCCGAGAGGTGCTCTACGAAATCTTTCGCTCCCTACAAACCCTGGTTGGACAG CTTAACCTCAGAGATGATGTGGTGAAAATTACAATTGATTGGAACAAGCTCCAGAGCCTCTCAGCATTCCAGCCTGCATTGCTCTTTAGTGCACTTGAacaacacattttatatttacag CCTTTTTTAGCAAAACTTCAGTCTCCAATTAAAGAGGAGAATACAACTGCTGTTGAAGAGATAGGAAAAACAGAAATGGGGAACAAAAATGAAGCAAATGACAAATTTTCCATTGGTGACCtacaagaggaagaaaaacacaaagaaagtgaTTTAGGAGATGTGAAAAAGACACAGCTCCATTTTGATCCAGAAGTAGTTCAGATAAAGGCTGGAAAAGCAGAA ATTGACAGACGAATATCTGCATTTATTGAAAGAAAGCAAGctgaaatcaatgaaaacaacGTCAGGGAATTTTGCAATGTTATTGATTGTAATCAAG AAAATAGTTGTGCAAGAACTGATGCGATTTTTACTCCTTACCCCGGATTTAAAAGTCACGTAAAAG TTTCTAGAGTTGTGAATACATACGGACCACAGACTAGACCTGAAGGAATTCCAGGGTCAGGTCATAAACCTAACAGCATGCTTCGAGATTGTGGTAATCAGGCTGTAGAAGAACGACTACAAAATATTGAGGCCCACTTGCGGTTACAGACAG agcttttctggaaaaagaagaaaagttcaaCCACCTCAA CAGAACTATTCACTGGCTGA
- the MBIP gene encoding MAP3K12-binding inhibitory protein 1 isoform X5 translates to MAAATELSRPNSGDRSLERRCSPNLSREVLYEIFRSLQTLVGQLNLRDDVVKITIDWNKLQSLSAFQPALLFSALEQHILYLQPFLAKLQSPIKEENTTAVEEIGKTEMGNKNEANDKFSIGDLQEEEKHKESDLGDVKKTQLHFDPEVVQIKAGKAEIDRRISAFIERKQAEINENNVREFCNVIDCNQENSCARTDAIFTPYPGFKSHVKVSRVVNTYGPQTRPEGIPGSGHKPNSMLRDCGNQAVEERLQNIEAHLRLQTELFWKKKKSSTTSSHTLVQFTTEEKGSIN, encoded by the exons ATGGCTGCTGCCACGGAGCTTAGTCGCCCGAACAGCGGTGACAGGAGCCTGGAGCGAAGATGCAGCCCCAACCTCTCCCGAGAGGTGCTCTACGAAATCTTTCGCTCCCTACAAACCCTGGTTGGACAG CTTAACCTCAGAGATGATGTGGTGAAAATTACAATTGATTGGAACAAGCTCCAGAGCCTCTCAGCATTCCAGCCTGCATTGCTCTTTAGTGCACTTGAacaacacattttatatttacag CCTTTTTTAGCAAAACTTCAGTCTCCAATTAAAGAGGAGAATACAACTGCTGTTGAAGAGATAGGAAAAACAGAAATGGGGAACAAAAATGAAGCAAATGACAAATTTTCCATTGGTGACCtacaagaggaagaaaaacacaaagaaagtgaTTTAGGAGATGTGAAAAAGACACAGCTCCATTTTGATCCAGAAGTAGTTCAGATAAAGGCTGGAAAAGCAGAA ATTGACAGACGAATATCTGCATTTATTGAAAGAAAGCAAGctgaaatcaatgaaaacaacGTCAGGGAATTTTGCAATGTTATTGATTGTAATCAAG AAAATAGTTGTGCAAGAACTGATGCGATTTTTACTCCTTACCCCGGATTTAAAAGTCACGTAAAAG TTTCTAGAGTTGTGAATACATACGGACCACAGACTAGACCTGAAGGAATTCCAGGGTCAGGTCATAAACCTAACAGCATGCTTCGAGATTGTGGTAATCAGGCTGTAGAAGAACGACTACAAAATATTGAGGCCCACTTGCGGTTACAGACAG agcttttctggaaaaagaagaaaagttcaaCCACCTCAA GTCATACCCTGGTACAATTTACGACTGAAGAAAAGGGCAGTATAAACTAA
- the MBIP gene encoding MAP3K12-binding inhibitory protein 1 isoform X3: MAAATELSRPNSGDRSLERRCSPNLSREVLYEIFRSLQTLVGQLNLRDDVVKITIDWNKLQSLSAFQPALLFSALEQHILYLQPFLAKLQSPIKEENTTAVEEIGKTEMGNKNEANDKFSIGDLQEEEKHKESDLGDVKKTQLHFDPEVVQIKAGKAEIDRRISAFIERKQAEINENNVREFCNVIDCNQENSCARTDAIFTPYPGFKSHVKVSRVVNTYGPQTRPEGIPGSGHKPNSMLRDCGNQAVEERLQNIEAHLRLQTGGPVPRDIYQRIKKLEDKILELEGISPEYFQSVSFSGKRRKVQPPQVIPWYNLRLKKRAV, from the exons ATGGCTGCTGCCACGGAGCTTAGTCGCCCGAACAGCGGTGACAGGAGCCTGGAGCGAAGATGCAGCCCCAACCTCTCCCGAGAGGTGCTCTACGAAATCTTTCGCTCCCTACAAACCCTGGTTGGACAG CTTAACCTCAGAGATGATGTGGTGAAAATTACAATTGATTGGAACAAGCTCCAGAGCCTCTCAGCATTCCAGCCTGCATTGCTCTTTAGTGCACTTGAacaacacattttatatttacag CCTTTTTTAGCAAAACTTCAGTCTCCAATTAAAGAGGAGAATACAACTGCTGTTGAAGAGATAGGAAAAACAGAAATGGGGAACAAAAATGAAGCAAATGACAAATTTTCCATTGGTGACCtacaagaggaagaaaaacacaaagaaagtgaTTTAGGAGATGTGAAAAAGACACAGCTCCATTTTGATCCAGAAGTAGTTCAGATAAAGGCTGGAAAAGCAGAA ATTGACAGACGAATATCTGCATTTATTGAAAGAAAGCAAGctgaaatcaatgaaaacaacGTCAGGGAATTTTGCAATGTTATTGATTGTAATCAAG AAAATAGTTGTGCAAGAACTGATGCGATTTTTACTCCTTACCCCGGATTTAAAAGTCACGTAAAAG TTTCTAGAGTTGTGAATACATACGGACCACAGACTAGACCTGAAGGAATTCCAGGGTCAGGTCATAAACCTAACAGCATGCTTCGAGATTGTGGTAATCAGGCTGTAGAAGAACGACTACAAAATATTGAGGCCCACTTGCGGTTACAGACAG GTGGTCCAGTGCCAAGAGACATTTATCAGAGAATTAAAAAGCTCGAGGATAAAATCCTTGAATTGGAAGGCATCTCTCCTGAATATTTTCAGTCTGTA agcttttctggaaaaagaagaaaagttcaaCCACCTCAA GTCATACCCTGGTACAATTTACGACTGAAGAAAAGGGCAGTATAA